Sequence from the Fictibacillus arsenicus genome:
CTCTAAATGAAGAAGAGTTTAAAGCAGGATACCGTAAAGCTCAGCTAATTGATGTACGTGAGCCTGAAGAATTTAAAAAAGGGCACATTCTAGGTGCCAGAAATATTCCGTTATCTCAAATGAGACAGCGATTAAAGGAAGTTAGAAACGACCAGCCCGTGTACCTATACTGCGAGAGCGGATTTAGAAGTGCACGTGCGGCAAACTTCTTAAAGAAGAAAAAATACAGCAACCTGCATCATCTGCAAGGCGGATTCCGCAAATGGACAGGCCGTGTAAAATCAAACTAAAAAAACAAAGCAGCCCATTTCAGGCTGCTTTTTTGTTTGGTTATTAAGCTTGTTTACTGTATTTTAGAATCGGTTTTCTCGCTGCAGTTGCTTCATCCAGTCGTTTTACCACAGTTGTATGAGGCGCTTCTTGCACCAATTCTGGAGTTTCTTCAGCTTCTTTTGCGATTTGAATCATCTTTTCGATGAATTCATCAAGTGTTTCTTTGGATTCTGTTTCAGTCGGCTCAATCATAATCGCCTCTTCTACGCTAAGCGGGAAGTAGATCGTTGGCGGGTGATAGCCAAAGTCGAGCAAACGTTTTGCAATATCAAGAGTTCTTACCCCAAGTTTCTTCTGGCGTCGTCCAGACAATACAAACTCATGCTTACAGTGCTGTGTAAAAGGAAGGTCGAAGTGCGGCTCTAATCGGCGCATCATATAGTTTGCGTTCAGAACAGCATTCTCTGAAACTTGATGCAGACCATCTGGACCCATTGTCATGATGTACGTGAATGCACGAACATTGATTCCAAAGTTTCCGTAAAATGGCTTCACTCGTCCGATAGATTGCGGTCTGTTGTATTCAAACTTATATACATCGTCCTCTTTTACAAGTACTGGTTTCGGCAAGAACGGGATAAGATCCGCTTTTACACCTACAGGGCCAGATCCAGGACCTCCGCCGCCATGGGGACCAGTAAATGTTTTATGCAAGTTAAGGTGAACAACATCAAAGCCCATATCTCCAGGTCTTGCAAAGCCTAGGATAGCATTTGCGTTTGCTCCGTCATAATAGAGCTTTCCGCCAGCTTCGTGAATGATTTTCGCCATTTCTAAAATATGCTCTTCAAAAAGACCAAGAGTGTTTGGATTCGTTAGCATCAATGCTGCTACATCTTGGTCCACAACACGTTTCAAATCTTCTAAGTCAACTAGACCGCGTTCATCTGATTTAACTGTTATCGATTCAAATCCAGCAACTGTTGCAGAAGCAGGATTAGTTCCGTGAGCTGAGTCAGGTACGATTACCTTTGTTCGGTTAAAGTCACCATTTGCTTCGTGATAAGCACGAATCATCATAAGCCCTGTCCACTCACCGTGAGCGCCAGCTGCCGGCTGCAATGTTACTTCATCCATACCCGTAATTTCGGCTAATGAAGTTTGGAGACGGTACATCATTTCCATTGCACCTTGAACAGTTTCTTCGTCTTGAAGCGGGTGAATATGAGCAAATCCAGGGAAACGTGCAACGTCTTCGTTAATTTTAGGGTTGTATTTCATCGTACAAGATCCGAGTGGATAAAAACCAGAATCTACACCATGGTTACGGTTTGATAACGCCGTGTAGTGACGGACGATCTGCAGTTCAGAAACCTCAGGCAGTTCAGGTTCTTCTGTACGCAAATAATCGGAAGGAATAATGGATTCTACATTTACTTCTGGTACATCAAGTTCCGGAATACTATAGCCAACTCGGCCCGGCTTTGATAATTCAAAAATTAGTGACTGATGTTCTGTACGCATGACAACCCCTCCAATACATTTGCAAGCTGATCGATTTCTTCTTTTGTTCTCATCTCAGTTACCGCGATAAGCATATGATTTTTCATTTCAGAATAAGAAAGACCTAGATCGTATCCACCGATAATTCCAGATTCTAATAACTTTTGGTTTACTTCTTTAGCAGAGCATTTAAGTTCGATAACAAATTCATTGAAAAACGATCCTGTAAATGCAGTTTTCAAACCTTTGTCTTCAAGCACTTTCTTTGCGTAGTGTGCTTTTTGAATATTTTGGTGCGCCACTTCTTTAACACCTTTTTTACCAAGCGCTGTCATTGCAATAGATGCAGCAAGAGCATTTAGAGCCTGGTTTGAACAGATGTTACTTGTTGCTTTATCACGTCTGATATGCTGTTCTCTCGCTTGAAGAGTCAATACAAATCCGCGTTTGCCGTCTTCATCAACAGTCTGTCCCACTAATCTGCCTGGGACTTTACGCATAAGCTTATTCGTTACAGCAAAGTATCCGCAGTGAGGTCCGCCGAAACCTTGAGCAATACCAAAAGGCTGCGCGTCACCAACAACGATGTCCGCTCCAAATTTGCCAGGAGGAGTTAATGCTCCTAATGCAAGTGGATTAGAGGAAACAACGAACATTCCTTTATTTTCATGAATGATTTCTTCAATCTCTTTTAATGGCTCGATCTGACCAAAGAAGTTAGGATATTGAACGATAACACAAGCTGTTTCTTCATCAACCGCTGAACGCAATCCGTTTAATGAAGTTAGACCGTTTTCAGCATCTACTTCCACTACTTCAAGGTGCTGCCCTTTTGCATAGGTTTTCAGAACATCTCTGGATTCCGGATGCACGGATTTTGAAACGACGATTTTCTTTCTTCGTGTTTGTGCCGCTGATAACAATCCAGCTTCAGCTAGTGAAGTTCCCCCATCATACATAGAAGAGTTTGCTACATCCATTCCTGTTAATTCACAAATCATTGTCTGGAATTCAAAGATAGCCTGCAGCTCACCTTGGGAGATTTCTGGCTGATAAGGAGTGTATGCTGTATAGAATTCTGAACGTAAAAGCATATGGTTCACGATGGATGGTGTGTAATGGTCATAAACACCTGCACCTAAAAAGGAAGCATAATCCTTCGTGTTTTTATTCATGGCCGCAAGCCTGCCCATTTCTTTTACAAGCTGTGGCTCTGATAATGCTTCTTCGATATCCAGGCGTCCTTTAAAACGAACCTCTTCAGGAATATCTTTAAAAAGCTCTTCTGTTGTTTCAATTCCAATCGTCTCAAGCATTTCCTTTTTATCTTGATCTGTCATCGGCAAGTAACGGAACGTCATTGTTTGTCCTCCTTATTAAAACGATTTATTTTCCACGTTTATAAAATGGTGATGCTGCCACTTTTGCTTTTAAGCGTTTTTGGCGAATTTGCACTTCAACTTCTGTGCCAAGTTCGCTGTATTCCTTGTCAATAAGTACAAGTCCCAGGTTCTTCTTTAGTGAAGGAGATTGGGTGCCAGTAGTTACTTCACCGATCTTCTTATCCCCTTTAAACACTTCATAATGAGAACGAGGAATACCTTTATCGATCATCTCAATACCAACAAGCTTACGAGGTGCTCCATTTTTCTTTTGATCAGCAAGCACTTCTTTCCCGATAAAGTCTGCATCTTTATCCGTCTTCACTGCAAATCCAATACCAGCTTCAATCGGCGTGATATCTTTTGTCAGCTCCTGCCCGTAAAGTGCAAGTTTCGCTTCAAAACGAAGCGTGTCACGTGCACCTAGACCTGCTGGCAGCAACCCATCTTCGCTTCCCGCTTCTAATACGGATTTCCATAGTTTTTCAGCATTAGCTGTTTTTAAATAAATCTCAAATCCATCTTCACCTGTGTAACCTGTTCTAGATACTAACGAAGGGATACCAGCTAGCGATACATCTTCTTTGAAACGGAAGAAGCCGATTTCAGAGAGGTCAGTATCTGTCAGCTTTTGAAGAATCATTTCAGCTTTTGGTCCTTGAATAGCAAGCTGCGCATATTCAGATGACACATTAACAAGCTCTACACCTTCAGTTTTGTGACTGTTTAGCCATTCGAAATCTTTTTCAATATTTGAGGCATTCACAACTAGCAAATAGTCATTTTCATCTCTTTTATAAATCAAGAGATCATCTACAGTTCCGCCGTTTTCATAGCACATCGCCGTATATTGCGCCTGTCCATTTTGAAGTTTAGAAACATCATTCGTCATTGTATATTGCAAGAATGATAGTGCATTTGGTCCTTTTACTTCGAACTCACCCATGTGGGAAACATCAAATAAACCTGCTTGAGTACGTACAGCCTCATGTTCCTCTTTAATACTTGAAAACTGAACTGGCAATTCCCAGCCACCGAAATCAATAACTTTTCCACCGTGTTCTTTATAAGTGTTAAATAACGGCGTGCGCAACAATGTAGCCATGTGAATTCCTCCTTTTTCATACTTTAAAATTTTCAATCAATTTTGGACAAAAAAAGGACAGAGAGACCCCTTAAAAAGGGATCCTCTGTCCTGCAACCGGTAAGTTTCTCAATCCTGAGTTTCTTCGTTGGTGGCTTTCATCTATTTAAAAAGCTCTCTCCAGAGATGCGTCTAGCAAGAGTCTTTTTGCCTGAGAGTTTCACAATTGTTTGCTCCTTCGGCGCCGCTAAAGCAGTCTCTCCTCTTACTTTCATTCGCGAGTATGTTATTGTCCAAGGTCGCACATACTATTACTATGTTTACTACATTATTATCCTATCATTTTTATAAATGGAATGGCAATGAACTTTTTTATGGAAAGGAAATCCAGTATGAAAATCGACGTTCAGTTTCAGCGAGATTGGCATGATGACTTTTTAAAGCGTGTGGAAGAAGACGGACCATGGGCCAACTGGGAGTTGTATAACTTGGCACTTGAAGCCGAAAATCACCTTGCAATACCTGAATTTTTGGGCCTGCAAGCACCAGCCCATCTACCACAAATGACTTTTCTGCCTCATCAGCTGGACGTTGCAACAACCGTTATTGAACAAATGAACGGAAAAGCGATACTAGCAGATGAAGTCGGTTTAGGTAAAACGATCGAAGCTGGATTAATTTTAAAAGAATACATGATTCGCCGCCTTGCGAAGAAAATCTTAATTCTAGTTCCTGCTTCTTTAGTTATACAGTGGACGAATGAGCTAAATCAAAAATTCTTTATACCTGCGATTGCTCAAAAAAAAGCTTATGTTTGGGAGCAATGTGATGTAGTCGTTTCATCGATTGATACAGCAAAACGCGCCCCGCACCGCGATATTGTTTTGAATCAGGAATATGATCTTATTATTATTGACGAAGCACATAAATTAAAAAATAAGAAAACAAAAAACTACGAATTTGTTCAGCTTCTGAAAAAGAAGTTTTGTTTGTTGTTAACCGCCACTCCAGTACAGAATAGAGTCGAGGAAATCTTTAATCTTGTTTCACTCCTAAAACCAGGACATCTTGGCAACAGAGAAAATTTTGATAAAGATTTTAAAGAAGATAAGTCTTCTTTGAAAAACGAAGAGAAACTGAAGCAGTTGGTCAATAAAGTAATGGTTCGAAACAGAAGAGAAGAAACCGGCTTAAAGTGGCCAAAACGGCTAGTAAAAACCATCCCTATAACATTATCAAAAACAGAGCGGGACCTTTACGATGAAATATCGAAGCTTAAAAGAGAGTCTTACTTTGATAGAAGCAAGTTCTCTGTTGTTACCTTGCAGCGTGAAGCTTGCAGTTCAAGAGAAGCTGTATTTTTAACGCTTAAAAATATGCTTCAAAAGGATGTTCCATCTGTAGTAATGGAAAACCGTATCGTTGAACTGATGAAGAAAATCGAACTGGTTGATCAAAACTCTAAAGCATTGAAGGCGCTTGAGCTTATTCAGTCAATTAACTCAAAAGTTATCATTTTCACTGAATATCGGGCTACCCAATTATATTTACAATGGTTTCTTCAGCAGCACGGCATCTCTTCTGTTCCCTTCCGAGGAGGCTTTAAACGAAGCAAGAAAGACTGGATGACACATCTATTTAAAACCCGTGCTCAAGTTTTGATCGCTACTGAAGCTGGAGGCGAAGGAATAAATCTTCAATTTTGTCAGCACATCATAAACTATGATCTACCATGGAATCCGATGAGAATTGAACAGCGTATCGGCCGTATCCATCGAATTGGGCAGCAGGGAGATGTTCACATCTATAATTTTGCTACTCAGAACACCATTGAAGAACATATCTTAAACCTTCTTTACAACAAGATTAACTTGTTTGAGAGTGTCATTGGCGAACTTGATGAGATCTTAACGAAATTTGAAATTAAAAATATTGAACGCCATATTTCTGATATCCTGAACACTTCTGACAGTGAAGGAGAAATCAGGGTAAAGATGGATAACCTAGCTTCCCTTATCAATTTAGATGGAGGAATAAAGCAGAAAGGATGGGAAGAGCATGCAGCAGCACGAGATACATCGATTTCTTGAAAGATATTTTGATGCTAACGAATGCCGTATTCTGGAGAAGAACTTCAGTTACATGAAGGTTCAATTAACGACTGAGCTGGACAAAGTACTTATGAATCGCCCATTCTATTGGCACTATCTTGAAAAAACCGGTGGTACTCCTAATCCCATGACCTTAACACTGGTTACCGGACAGCAGCAGTCACCAGATGGTAAAGGAGAGTTTATTCATTTTGGCTCTCCCCGCCTCCATCAAATATTTGCATCTACAAAAAAACTCGCTTCTTTTATCCGGTTATACGAATCGGTGCCGCAGCAAGGTGCTCAAGTTCCTCTTCAGCCCTGGCTTTGTTTAAATGTGAAAGTTACCTATCAATGTGATCAGAAAAAGGATCAAGTGCTCTCGTATGGCATTCAGCTTATTAATGGGACGATAGAAGACCAGTTTCATAACAGGCTTCAGAAGCTTTTATTAACTAAAAGAATTCCGGATTTTTGTTACACGCTTTCTCCATTTATAAAGCCGGAAAGTGCGATTAAAAGGCTTGAGGCTAAAATACAGGAAGTGATCGACGAGGATGATCATACTTGGGCAGATGACGCAAGGAATCGCTGGAAGGAAGATCAGGACCTTTTAGAAAGTTTTTATGAGGATCTTTTTACTAAACCTGAAGCTTACCATGTTGAAAAAGAAGCACTTCGTACTCAGTATGAGCCTAAGATCATAGTAGAAATCATAAACGGAGGGCTCTTTTATCTTTCATAAAGACTTTTTCGTATACTATGTTGCTATTAGAAGATGTTGATTTCCGTTCCAGGATGCTCGCTTTCCGCGGGGCGTGCGGTGAGCCTCCTCGCCGCTTTGCGCCTTTGAGTGGTCTCACCTGTCCGCTTCATAGAAGTATTCTTGCTCCTGCGTCTACAAGTAAATACTACCGATGTGAGCTTCCTCGTCGCATGCCTAGCGAGAAGCTTCGCAAGTTGTAGGCACGCACCTTGCTCTCCAATCAACTAGTCAAGAAGTCTACTCAATAATAAATGTTAGTAAGCAACAATCTTTTAGATATGAGCCATGTAATCAAAATAAAAAGCCGGGTTAGGCACCCGGCTTCATCCTTTTTCCAGCCATTGCTTATCTTTTTCTTCTCTTCCTGAACATAAGACCTAAACTCATTGGCAAAACGCCAAAAAGGTATGTTAACAACGGTTCTTTTTCGTTTTTTCGTGTGCGCTTTCTTTCTTTTCGAACCGATTTTGGCTCGTCTAAATATTTTACTACTTTCTGAGTTAAATACTTTACGACATCGTTTCCCGCAGCCATTAACAAAACTCCTTTTAAATAACCTTTCACAATCTAGTCTTGTCTATTTGCTCAGGAATTAAACCGCTGTAACTCAATAAGTATTTGCTCACATACTTCTTGTGCTGTCAGGTCGTCCGTTAAAATCGTGATATCACTTTTTTCATAATGCTTGCTCCGCTCATTATAAAGCTGAAAAATATCTTCTTTTGTATTTGTCAGCAATAATGGTCTTTTCTTTCGTTCTTCTTCTTTCATTAACCTATTCCACAATACAGGAAAGCTTGTTTTTAGATAAATTACAGTTCCTTTACTTTTCATATAAGTAAGATTTTCCTCACGAACAACAGCTCCGCCCCCTGTCATGACTACTGCATGCTCGAGTGGAAGCTGACGAATGGCCAGAGATTCATAGTTTCTAAAAGCTTCTTCACCTTCATAATGAAAAATTTCTTTTATCGTTTGTCCTCTCTGCTTTTCGATTGCCGAATCTACATCATATGGCGGAACTTCAAGCTGTTTGGAAAGATATTTTCCTACAGATGTTTTTCCGCACCCCATGAAGCCTACTAAATATATGGTGTTCAACTTTAACCCTCCACCCATTTTGTAACGCTATTCTGGGTTACATTATAATATACTTTCACCTTTTTTGTATGTTGCTTATCTGTAGATGCTTCGATCATGAATAGCCTTTCTTCTTCTGTCGTTTGATTGATCACCAAATTAACGCTTCCTTCATTCAATATTAATGTCTTCTCCATCGGGAAAAACACAGAAGCATCCTTCGCATAAATGATTGCCCGCTCTACCCCTTGCTGAACAAGCCGTGTTTGCTTTAATTGTTCTTCCTGCATATATACAAACTGCCTTTCAGAGGAAACCTTACCTGTCAGGTAACCAAAAAAGATAAGGATAACGAAACATAATGTGATTAAGAGAGGATAGATAATCCCCTTTTCATTATTCATCACTCAATCCTCCGAAAAAAACGATGGTATTCATTTCCTTGTGTATCGATAAGCTTTACGGCTAACAGTACATCTGAATGTTTTTCCAGCACCATTTCACTAATATTCTGCACCCAAACTTCATGTCCCAGCCCATTTACTTGCTTACGAATAAGAGAATGATATTTTGAGAAACTTAATACATTGCCGTTTGAAAGTGTGACGTACAACGAGTTATTAATCACTTCCACAGACTGTCCTTCCCTTATTTCTTTTCCTAACATAGAGAAAAATATGGAGGTTTCTTCCAATTGAGGGGTTGGAGGCTGTTTTTGAATAGGAATAAAGAATAATGGTATAAGCGAGGAGAGCATAAGGAGTACTGTCAAGGCGATGAAAGCTTCCATTAAGCTATGGCCCATTTGAGAATCAGCATATTTAATAATAGCTTGAACATGCTGTATACTCTTTTTGATTTGATGCCTCAAAATTAATACAGATTTCATACTCATCTGTAACTCCCTTTTTAGTAATTAACGAATATGATGTTCCGTTTCGCGTCCACTCCATATCTTGCAATTGTATTTTCTTTAAAGAAAGCTGATCAACCTCTTCGATAGCAAACATTAGCTGCTCGGTAGTCTTTTGCTCTTGATGCAATATATAAACAAAGGGGAGACAAATGGAAGCTATAGCTGAAAACAGCAATAAACCCAACATGGATTCAAGCAGCAAATATCCATTATTGTTTTGCAACATAAAATTTCCCTTTACCAAGCTGGAACACCATTTTATACACAGCATTTCCTGAATATATATAAAGTGTCCCTGCACGGCTTATGTTTCCGTTTTGATTAAATTGGATAGTCAATTCCATGGCTTGTCCCTCAATGTTAATATGTTTTGGAATTGGCCGGTTTAATACCTGATTTGAATTATAGGTTCCTATCTGGTACATACCTTTTTCATTATTGAAGGTTAGACGGTATACACTGCTTTCATTAATTGCTTTTTGCTGAGTATAGATAATGTCCTTTTCAAGTGAATTTATAAAGTACTCTGTCTTCCTGTTTTTTATAAACGAATTGAACTTGGGATAAGTTGCAGAGCCGATTAATCCTATTATCAGGAGAACAATTATCATTTCAATCAATAAATAACCAGACTGCTTATATTTGCTCAGGGTGTTTCATCCTCTTCATCCTCATTGTTCACATACACTTTCCCTTCACTATCGATGAGCAATGGTTCTTTATCGGGGCATACTTTTGTATCGATATAATTGTCATCAAAAAGCTGGTCTATTGTAGGCAATTCATTTTTTTCTGCTTCATAAGCCCCTACTTGCCCTTGCACGAGATCTATCGTCGCTTCACAACCAAGAGATTTGACGATAGCGTTATTTTTAGTCATACTCGGCAAGGCAATCAGCATCAAAACTGAAATAATAAGAAGGACAATCATCATTTCAATAAGGGTAAAACCATTTTCATTCCTCATAAAAGTCTTTTCCCTCCTTATAAGGCATCCATTAGTTTAAACATCGGCAAGAGCATAGAAGTAAACATAAGCAAGACAAAACCACCAATTAAAGCAAAAAGGACAGGCTGTATTTTTTGCAGATTAGAAAGGATCTTCTCCTCCAATTCTATAAATATCCACTCTCCATATTGAATTAATTCAGAACCTAGTGCCCCATGGGCTTGTCCGAAACGAATGATCTCAGTCATTTCTTTTGCATAAAAAGGTTTATGAAGTAAAAGCTCAGGCAATGTTTTTCCATCTATCAAACCTTTTTGCAGCCTTATGCTCTCTTCTTGAAAAAATCCTTTTTTCATATGTTTTTCCATCACCATTAAAGCATCTGTTACCGGCAAACCGCTTTTTAGCATTGAACCAAAGTTAACGCTGAAATAGTGTGAGTTCATCAGCAAAAGAAATTTCTTTAAAATAGGTATTGATATTAACAA
This genomic interval carries:
- a CDS encoding YqzE family protein — encoded protein: MAAGNDVVKYLTQKVVKYLDEPKSVRKERKRTRKNEKEPLLTYLFGVLPMSLGLMFRKRRKR
- a CDS encoding YqhG family protein: MQQHEIHRFLERYFDANECRILEKNFSYMKVQLTTELDKVLMNRPFYWHYLEKTGGTPNPMTLTLVTGQQQSPDGKGEFIHFGSPRLHQIFASTKKLASFIRLYESVPQQGAQVPLQPWLCLNVKVTYQCDQKKDQVLSYGIQLINGTIEDQFHNRLQKLLLTKRIPDFCYTLSPFIKPESAIKRLEAKIQEVIDEDDHTWADDARNRWKEDQDLLESFYEDLFTKPEAYHVEKEALRTQYEPKIIVEIINGGLFYLS
- the comGD gene encoding competence type IV pilus minor pilin ComGD, encoding MIIVLLIIGLIGSATYPKFNSFIKNRKTEYFINSLEKDIIYTQQKAINESSVYRLTFNNEKGMYQIGTYNSNQVLNRPIPKHINIEGQAMELTIQFNQNGNISRAGTLYIYSGNAVYKMVFQLGKGKFYVAKQ
- the gcvT gene encoding glycine cleavage system aminomethyltransferase GcvT; its protein translation is MATLLRTPLFNTYKEHGGKVIDFGGWELPVQFSSIKEEHEAVRTQAGLFDVSHMGEFEVKGPNALSFLQYTMTNDVSKLQNGQAQYTAMCYENGGTVDDLLIYKRDENDYLLVVNASNIEKDFEWLNSHKTEGVELVNVSSEYAQLAIQGPKAEMILQKLTDTDLSEIGFFRFKEDVSLAGIPSLVSRTGYTGEDGFEIYLKTANAEKLWKSVLEAGSEDGLLPAGLGARDTLRFEAKLALYGQELTKDITPIEAGIGFAVKTDKDADFIGKEVLADQKKNGAPRKLVGIEMIDKGIPRSHYEVFKGDKKIGEVTTGTQSPSLKKNLGLVLIDKEYSELGTEVEVQIRQKRLKAKVAASPFYKRGK
- a CDS encoding shikimate kinase: MNTIYLVGFMGCGKTSVGKYLSKQLEVPPYDVDSAIEKQRGQTIKEIFHYEGEEAFRNYESLAIRQLPLEHAVVMTGGGAVVREENLTYMKSKGTVIYLKTSFPVLWNRLMKEEERKKRPLLLTNTKEDIFQLYNERSKHYEKSDITILTDDLTAQEVCEQILIELQRFNS
- the gcvPB gene encoding aminomethyl-transferring glycine dehydrogenase subunit GcvPB encodes the protein MRTEHQSLIFELSKPGRVGYSIPELDVPEVNVESIIPSDYLRTEEPELPEVSELQIVRHYTALSNRNHGVDSGFYPLGSCTMKYNPKINEDVARFPGFAHIHPLQDEETVQGAMEMMYRLQTSLAEITGMDEVTLQPAAGAHGEWTGLMMIRAYHEANGDFNRTKVIVPDSAHGTNPASATVAGFESITVKSDERGLVDLEDLKRVVDQDVAALMLTNPNTLGLFEEHILEMAKIIHEAGGKLYYDGANANAILGFARPGDMGFDVVHLNLHKTFTGPHGGGGPGSGPVGVKADLIPFLPKPVLVKEDDVYKFEYNRPQSIGRVKPFYGNFGINVRAFTYIMTMGPDGLHQVSENAVLNANYMMRRLEPHFDLPFTQHCKHEFVLSGRRQKKLGVRTLDIAKRLLDFGYHPPTIYFPLSVEEAIMIEPTETESKETLDEFIEKMIQIAKEAEETPELVQEAPHTTVVKRLDEATAARKPILKYSKQA
- a CDS encoding rhodanese-like domain-containing protein translates to MEWIILIVIIVVAILAYVVTMGLYQKKFLKTLNEEEFKAGYRKAQLIDVREPEEFKKGHILGARNIPLSQMRQRLKEVRNDQPVYLYCESGFRSARAANFLKKKKYSNLHHLQGGFRKWTGRVKSN
- a CDS encoding DEAD/DEAH box helicase, producing MKIDVQFQRDWHDDFLKRVEEDGPWANWELYNLALEAENHLAIPEFLGLQAPAHLPQMTFLPHQLDVATTVIEQMNGKAILADEVGLGKTIEAGLILKEYMIRRLAKKILILVPASLVIQWTNELNQKFFIPAIAQKKAYVWEQCDVVVSSIDTAKRAPHRDIVLNQEYDLIIIDEAHKLKNKKTKNYEFVQLLKKKFCLLLTATPVQNRVEEIFNLVSLLKPGHLGNRENFDKDFKEDKSSLKNEEKLKQLVNKVMVRNRREETGLKWPKRLVKTIPITLSKTERDLYDEISKLKRESYFDRSKFSVVTLQREACSSREAVFLTLKNMLQKDVPSVVMENRIVELMKKIELVDQNSKALKALELIQSINSKVIIFTEYRATQLYLQWFLQQHGISSVPFRGGFKRSKKDWMTHLFKTRAQVLIATEAGGEGINLQFCQHIINYDLPWNPMRIEQRIGRIHRIGQQGDVHIYNFATQNTIEEHILNLLYNKINLFESVIGELDEILTKFEIKNIERHISDILNTSDSEGEIRVKMDNLASLINLDGGIKQKGWEEHAAARDTSIS
- the comGC gene encoding competence type IV pilus major pilin ComGC, producing MRNENGFTLIEMMIVLLIISVLMLIALPSMTKNNAIVKSLGCEATIDLVQGQVGAYEAEKNELPTIDQLFDDNYIDTKVCPDKEPLLIDSEGKVYVNNEDEEDETP
- the gcvPA gene encoding aminomethyl-transferring glycine dehydrogenase subunit GcvPA, with the translated sequence MTFRYLPMTDQDKKEMLETIGIETTEELFKDIPEEVRFKGRLDIEEALSEPQLVKEMGRLAAMNKNTKDYASFLGAGVYDHYTPSIVNHMLLRSEFYTAYTPYQPEISQGELQAIFEFQTMICELTGMDVANSSMYDGGTSLAEAGLLSAAQTRRKKIVVSKSVHPESRDVLKTYAKGQHLEVVEVDAENGLTSLNGLRSAVDEETACVIVQYPNFFGQIEPLKEIEEIIHENKGMFVVSSNPLALGALTPPGKFGADIVVGDAQPFGIAQGFGGPHCGYFAVTNKLMRKVPGRLVGQTVDEDGKRGFVLTLQAREQHIRRDKATSNICSNQALNALAASIAMTALGKKGVKEVAHQNIQKAHYAKKVLEDKGLKTAFTGSFFNEFVIELKCSAKEVNQKLLESGIIGGYDLGLSYSEMKNHMLIAVTEMRTKEEIDQLANVLEGLSCVQNISH
- the comGG gene encoding competence type IV pilus minor pilin ComGG is translated as MNNEKGIIYPLLITLCFVILIFFGYLTGKVSSERQFVYMQEEQLKQTRLVQQGVERAIIYAKDASVFFPMEKTLILNEGSVNLVINQTTEEERLFMIEASTDKQHTKKVKVYYNVTQNSVTKWVEG
- a CDS encoding competence type IV pilus minor pilin ComGF, whose product is MKSVLILRHQIKKSIQHVQAIIKYADSQMGHSLMEAFIALTVLLMLSSLIPLFFIPIQKQPPTPQLEETSIFFSMLGKEIREGQSVEVINNSLYVTLSNGNVLSFSKYHSLIRKQVNGLGHEVWVQNISEMVLEKHSDVLLAVKLIDTQGNEYHRFFRRIE